In Crinalium epipsammum PCC 9333, the following are encoded in one genomic region:
- a CDS encoding sensor histidine kinase — protein MIKLLNFLTESPFIPHGHCYLWKPGLVGLHIISDSLIALAYYSIPITLLYFVRKREDLPFNGIFLLFIAFIFACGTTHLMEVWTLWHPNYWIAGLLKAITAVISAYTAVKLIPLIPLALALQNPAQLEAVNVHLKSENATRKLVEGELRKSEERFWSSFDNAATGLALADLDGHWFKVNRYFCNIVGYSEEELLGMNFQSITHPDDVDTSWKNIHLLLNGQANYYHQEKRYIHKDGHIVWIVLSKSLMRETFNNEDDDQHLGKPLYFIAQIQNITERKIAEEELHKALEKEKELSELKSRFITMASHEFRTPLATIYSSSDLLKSFGHKFSEERKLQHLNKIQTQVKNMTLLLEDVLFMGKVEAGKLSLNITDFNLEVFCREIIDEISFADRKKHKLLFEIRGECSTVEMDCKLMRQILTNLVSNAFKYSPEGAIIQVNIICNNQQTIINVQDQGIGIPISEQHHLFEIFHRASNVGNISGTGLGLAIVKQAVELHQGRISFESEVGVGTSFTVSLPTYHVSI, from the coding sequence ATGATCAAATTATTAAATTTTCTAACTGAAAGCCCGTTTATTCCGCACGGACACTGCTATCTTTGGAAACCTGGGTTGGTAGGGCTGCATATCATATCTGACTCTTTAATTGCCCTAGCTTATTATTCCATTCCTATAACCCTACTATATTTTGTCCGCAAGCGGGAAGATTTACCCTTTAACGGCATATTTCTGTTATTTATAGCTTTCATCTTTGCTTGCGGAACCACTCACCTCATGGAAGTGTGGACGCTTTGGCATCCTAATTATTGGATAGCAGGTTTACTCAAAGCAATTACCGCCGTCATTTCAGCTTATACAGCAGTGAAGCTTATCCCCCTAATACCGCTAGCATTAGCTTTACAAAATCCTGCACAATTAGAAGCAGTTAACGTACATCTTAAAAGTGAAAATGCTACTCGCAAGCTTGTAGAAGGAGAATTACGCAAAAGTGAAGAACGCTTCTGGAGTTCCTTTGACAATGCTGCTACAGGACTAGCATTAGCAGATTTAGATGGTCATTGGTTTAAAGTTAATCGTTATTTTTGCAATATTGTGGGGTATTCTGAAGAAGAATTACTTGGTATGAATTTTCAGAGCATTACCCACCCAGATGATGTTGATACCTCTTGGAAAAATATTCATCTGCTGCTGAATGGACAAGCCAACTACTACCACCAAGAAAAGCGATATATCCACAAAGATGGACATATAGTATGGATTGTATTAAGTAAATCCCTAATGCGTGAAACCTTCAACAACGAGGATGACGACCAACATTTAGGTAAACCTTTATATTTTATTGCTCAAATCCAAAATATTACTGAGCGCAAAATAGCAGAAGAAGAACTCCATAAAGCTTTGGAAAAAGAAAAAGAACTAAGTGAGCTAAAGTCTCGTTTTATTACAATGGCTTCTCACGAGTTTCGCACTCCACTAGCAACTATTTACTCATCTAGTGATTTACTCAAATCTTTTGGTCATAAATTTAGTGAAGAAAGAAAGTTACAACATCTTAATAAAATCCAAACACAAGTAAAAAATATGACTTTACTGCTGGAAGATGTACTATTTATGGGTAAAGTCGAAGCAGGTAAACTGAGTTTAAACATCACAGATTTTAACTTAGAAGTATTTTGCAGAGAGATAATTGATGAAATATCTTTCGCAGACCGCAAAAAACATAAATTGCTCTTCGAGATTCGCGGAGAGTGTAGCACTGTAGAAATGGATTGCAAGCTTATGCGACAAATTTTAACCAACTTAGTATCCAACGCCTTTAAGTACTCTCCCGAAGGAGCAATTATTCAGGTAAATATTATTTGTAACAATCAACAAACTATAATTAATGTTCAAGATCAAGGCATAGGTATTCCGATATCTGAACAGCATCATCTTTTTGAAATTTTCCATCGAGCCAGTAATGTTGGCAATATTTCAGGAACAGGCTTAGGTTTAGCAATTGTTAAGCAAGCAGTAGAATTACATCAGGGCAGAATTTCCTTTGAAAGTGAGGTAGGCGTAGGTACAAGTTTTACTGTTTCTCTACCCACATATCACGTATCAATATAA
- a CDS encoding DUF4331 domain-containing protein, giving the protein MLIFHDLVVRNNVTKTITSPKAFLQRLVLGSSSKNLKKTLGLGALALGLALIAATTPSYLRASDHDDGETDTKGRNLNLTDLFVFRAQDQNPNAPTGNLVFIMNTNPRSMPRQPYYFSNRARYEFKVKRVADKNASPTTAYANPDVILRFEFSEPTGSNPFKQQQILLTVIRDGQIVANKVNAGTTTPVNTNTANVTPVAVAGSTLSVFAGLREDPFFFDVEQFFRVRAGLAGFGDKVGFRSPQTAIDDFKDVNVNAIAMTVPISVLQGSSSATTFDVWETISHDSSGSGAFTQVERLARPAVNEGLIVSNDYLNALNMVGPDFEAAALGNVAPQTASAPAPAPAPAPVQPSPVVSAPRSVGGIFRGQRAPAPAPAPAPAPAPAPAQPTGGLNASQRALANEILAEANRTLLALGNDQTRATALTRAFLPDVMRIDTSQASNYDVTIPASCLNTMGSPICGRKLKDDVIDLTLKVLTNNPAATDNVSYNGTPGNPAQGHKELVPSFPYLAPPN; this is encoded by the coding sequence ATGTTAATTTTTCACGATCTAGTAGTAAGGAACAACGTGACAAAAACAATTACTTCCCCTAAAGCATTTTTACAACGCCTCGTCTTAGGTAGCTCCAGTAAAAATCTTAAAAAAACACTCGGATTGGGTGCATTAGCCTTGGGCTTGGCTTTAATCGCTGCAACTACCCCTAGCTACCTCAGAGCTTCTGACCATGACGATGGCGAAACTGATACCAAAGGACGCAACTTAAACTTAACAGATTTGTTCGTGTTCCGAGCACAAGATCAAAATCCTAATGCTCCTACTGGCAACTTGGTATTTATAATGAATACCAACCCACGCTCAATGCCTCGTCAGCCTTACTATTTTAGTAATAGAGCGCGTTACGAGTTTAAAGTAAAGCGCGTTGCAGATAAAAATGCCTCGCCTACTACCGCTTATGCAAATCCTGACGTAATTCTGCGATTTGAATTTAGTGAACCTACTGGTAGTAACCCTTTTAAGCAACAGCAGATCCTATTAACAGTAATCCGTGATGGTCAAATAGTAGCTAATAAGGTTAACGCAGGCACAACTACTCCCGTAAATACTAATACCGCCAATGTTACCCCCGTAGCAGTGGCAGGATCAACATTATCTGTGTTTGCTGGTCTACGGGAAGATCCATTCTTTTTTGATGTTGAGCAGTTCTTCCGAGTGCGTGCAGGTCTAGCAGGGTTTGGGGATAAGGTAGGTTTCCGTTCCCCTCAGACAGCTATTGACGACTTCAAAGATGTAAACGTCAATGCGATCGCTATGACAGTTCCAATATCTGTGTTACAAGGGTCATCCTCTGCAACAACCTTCGATGTTTGGGAAACTATTTCACACGACTCTTCTGGTAGTGGTGCGTTCACTCAGGTTGAAAGGCTAGCTCGACCAGCAGTCAACGAAGGTTTAATCGTCAGTAATGACTACCTAAATGCTTTAAACATGGTTGGGCCAGATTTTGAAGCTGCTGCATTGGGTAATGTAGCACCACAAACTGCATCAGCACCAGCACCAGCACCAGCACCAGCACCAGTACAACCTAGTCCGGTTGTAAGCGCCCCAAGGAGTGTGGGGGGAATCTTCAGGGGGCAACGAGCACCAGCACCAGCACCAGCACCAGCACCAGCACCAGCACCAGCACCAGCACAACCTACTGGGGGTTTAAATGCAAGTCAACGAGCACTAGCTAATGAGATTTTAGCTGAGGCTAATAGAACGTTGCTCGCACTGGGTAATGATCAGACTCGTGCCACCGCATTGACTCGTGCTTTTCTGCCTGATGTCATGCGGATCGATACAAGCCAAGCCAGCAACTATGATGTAACCATCCCAGCAAGTTGCTTGAATACTATGGGTAGCCCTATCTGTGGGAGAAAGCTCAAGGATGATGTTATTGACCTGACTTTAAAAGTGTTAACTAATAATCCGGCGGCTACTGATAACGTGTCCTACAATGGCACACCTGGTAACCCTGCACAAGGTCATAAAGAGTTAGTACCCAGCTTCCCCTATCTTGCTCCACCCAACTAA
- a CDS encoding ATP-binding cassette domain-containing protein, with the protein MLSANEISVRFRDVTYCPSQQPLVSNLNFSVVRGEILVLLGRSGSGKTTTMKLINSLLTPTTGEVIVNGVPTTAWNPIKLRRNIGYVIQETGLFPHFTVERNIGLVPSLEAWKPKQIKTRVYELLHLLGLEPEKFASRYPHELSGGQRQRIGVARALAADPPLMLMDEPFGALDPITRLEIQREFLRLQQELGKTVIFVTHDIQEAFTLASRIGLMNQGKLVVLDTPAEFLKSQEPEARAFMQCLGSNAN; encoded by the coding sequence ATGCTATCAGCCAATGAAATTTCTGTTAGATTTCGCGATGTCACTTATTGCCCAAGCCAGCAACCTTTAGTATCAAATCTAAATTTTTCAGTTGTTAGGGGAGAAATATTAGTATTATTAGGTCGTAGCGGTAGTGGTAAAACAACAACCATGAAGCTAATTAATAGTTTACTAACACCAACTACAGGCGAAGTGATAGTTAATGGAGTTCCCACAACGGCATGGAATCCGATAAAATTGCGCCGTAATATTGGCTATGTTATTCAAGAAACAGGCTTATTTCCACATTTTACAGTTGAACGTAATATTGGGTTAGTACCATCTTTAGAAGCCTGGAAACCTAAGCAAATTAAAACCCGTGTTTATGAACTTTTACATTTGCTAGGTTTAGAGCCAGAAAAATTTGCCAGTCGCTATCCCCACGAACTTTCTGGGGGGCAAAGACAACGAATTGGTGTAGCACGAGCTTTAGCTGCTGATCCGCCTTTAATGTTAATGGATGAACCTTTTGGGGCATTAGATCCAATTACACGCCTAGAAATTCAGCGTGAATTTTTACGTTTACAGCAAGAATTAGGAAAAACAGTTATATTTGTTACCCATGATATACAGGAAGCGTTCACTCTAGCATCAAGAATTGGTTTAATGAATCAAGGAAAATTAGTAGTATTAGATACACCTGCTGAGTTTCTAAAATCTCAGGAACCAGAGGCGCGTGCTTTTATGCAATGCTTGGGCTCGAATGCGAACTGA
- a CDS encoding nickel/cobalt transporter, with protein sequence MKKKWRGFRFSILAFLGTLLLSIAFASPSHAHWADLAVAEIVVGDTQTKVTLTFPTGLVASADDNRDGQLTPNEVSIHQAELQGFLSDRIRLTDNQGQLGVLTVKPSDTTAVPSNMQVTAGTHSTLMLLYSWLKPVAGIKINYNLFLPGVPTARCLATIFDREQVQNVIFSPENQQISLGQKSFWLPASSFLIAIAGSFVWGAMHAVSPGHGKTIVGAYLVGSRATPRHAVFLGLTTTITHTLGVFALGLVALFASKWIVPEQIYPWLSFISGLLVVIIGLNLLSNRLPKINLLSKWSSGHSHDHHGHDHHHVPHHQHDHDHTHDHDHDHDHSHAHHGGNSHHDHSHLPPGANGEPVTWRSLLALGISGGIVPCPSALVVLLSSVALNRTGFGLLLVLAFSLGLAATLTGIGLLLVGGKRIFDRFPTQGKLFRGLPAVSALLITLFGLGITTQALAQIGLVRL encoded by the coding sequence ATGAAGAAAAAATGGCGTGGATTTCGGTTTAGTATACTTGCGTTTTTAGGTACGCTGTTGCTCTCGATCGCCTTTGCTAGTCCTAGCCATGCTCATTGGGCTGATTTAGCAGTTGCAGAAATTGTTGTAGGTGATACACAAACCAAGGTAACGCTGACTTTTCCTACTGGTTTGGTTGCATCAGCCGATGATAATCGAGATGGTCAGTTAACACCTAATGAGGTAAGCATACATCAAGCAGAATTGCAAGGATTTTTGAGCGATCGCATTCGTCTTACTGATAATCAGGGACAACTAGGTGTGCTAACTGTCAAACCATCAGACACGACGGCAGTACCTTCAAATATGCAGGTTACGGCTGGCACACATAGCACCTTAATGTTGCTCTACTCCTGGCTTAAACCTGTAGCAGGAATTAAAATTAACTACAATTTATTTTTGCCAGGAGTGCCGACTGCTCGTTGCTTGGCGACGATATTTGATCGCGAACAGGTGCAAAACGTGATTTTTAGCCCCGAAAACCAGCAAATATCGTTAGGGCAGAAATCATTTTGGCTACCTGCTAGTAGCTTTTTAATTGCGATCGCAGGGTCTTTTGTTTGGGGTGCAATGCACGCGGTTTCACCTGGACACGGTAAAACCATAGTTGGAGCATATTTAGTAGGATCTCGCGCTACACCTCGACACGCTGTGTTCTTAGGGTTAACAACCACTATTACCCATACTCTTGGCGTATTTGCTTTAGGTTTGGTGGCTCTATTCGCCTCTAAGTGGATCGTGCCAGAGCAAATATATCCTTGGTTAAGCTTTATATCTGGTCTATTGGTCGTTATTATTGGTCTGAACCTATTAAGCAATAGATTACCGAAGATTAATCTACTAAGCAAATGGTCATCAGGACACAGCCATGATCACCATGGGCATGATCATCATCATGTTCCTCATCACCAGCATGATCACGATCATACTCATGACCACGACCACGACCACGATCATAGTCATGCACATCACGGCGGAAATAGTCACCATGACCACTCACACTTACCACCAGGGGCTAATGGAGAGCCTGTAACTTGGCGTAGTTTACTAGCTTTGGGTATTTCTGGCGGTATTGTACCTTGTCCCTCAGCTTTGGTTGTACTGTTAAGTTCTGTTGCGCTAAATCGTACAGGCTTTGGATTATTGCTCGTATTAGCATTTAGTTTAGGACTAGCAGCTACACTAACCGGAATTGGATTGTTATTGGTTGGTGGTAAACGAATTTTTGATCGTTTTCCTACACAAGGGAAACTGTTTCGTGGGTTACCTGCTGTCAGTGCGCTGTTAATTACACTGTTTGGTTTGGGTATTACAACACAGGCACTAGCACAAATTGGCTTAGTTAGACTTTAA
- a CDS encoding ABC transporter permease, whose amino-acid sequence MLGLECELTSQRLRDRTKQFSGELTKLQDFFLIRYGSEILVQTGNHLLLVGISIAIATLLGIPLGILITRKPQFTKLVLGFANIVQTIPSLAIFGFLISVPFLGGIGNTPAIVALTLYSLLPIIRNTYTGITNVDPAIREAGKGMGMTDWQLLLQVEIPLSLGVILAGLRVATVIAIGIATIAPAIGADGLGVFIFRGISMVNNQVILAGAVPAALIALAADFALGWIERLLTLKR is encoded by the coding sequence ATGCTTGGGCTCGAATGCGAACTGACAAGTCAGCGCTTGCGCGATCGCACAAAACAATTCAGTGGGGAGTTGACAAAATTGCAAGACTTCTTTCTAATCCGTTATGGTTCAGAAATACTCGTACAAACGGGCAACCACTTATTGCTAGTTGGCATTTCTATTGCAATTGCGACCTTATTAGGCATCCCACTAGGTATTTTAATCACCCGTAAACCGCAATTTACTAAGCTAGTATTAGGTTTTGCCAACATAGTTCAAACAATTCCGAGTTTAGCAATCTTTGGTTTTTTAATTTCAGTTCCCTTTCTAGGAGGAATTGGCAACACTCCCGCAATTGTTGCATTAACTCTTTACTCATTACTACCAATTATTCGTAATACCTACACTGGTATTACTAACGTTGATCCAGCAATTCGTGAAGCTGGCAAAGGTATGGGCATGACTGATTGGCAATTACTATTACAAGTTGAAATACCTTTATCATTGGGAGTAATTTTAGCAGGTTTGCGAGTTGCTACTGTAATTGCTATTGGTATTGCTACAATTGCTCCTGCAATTGGTGCTGATGGATTGGGCGTATTTATATTTCGGGGTATATCAATGGTAAACAATCAAGTAATTCTTGCTGGTGCTGTCCCCGCAGCTTTGATTGCCTTAGCAGCAGATTTTGCCCTTGGTTGGATTGAACGCTTACTAACGTTGAAAAGATAA
- a CDS encoding DUF790 family protein codes for MLPTELLIHRQNGEAIAPKRLTIDNNNIAIALDLIECFQEAVGNTQGKLDQQLLDIEGERPDFRVIRGLAHLLKGDAFSKFEIVSPLEPQQLREKVYSLAAKSVPSLEASEKTLVTLANTLSQELEREVLPVHIRTGLYADLPDNRILTQFEAPVAEALLHRYNLSQVQGVFYRASNITLNAHRNVPGEYKLLFRYLKLFQLMAYIEGDADHGFTITVDGPTSLFKPSTRYGLAIAKLLPALLHVTKWSLAATLQNRDFYTGKAKTGKFSLNSDCGLVSHYPPDKPYDSMIEASFANRWESLKTDWVLEREVNLIPIPGSVMIPDFRLVHPDGRIFILEIVGYWRPEYLQKKFSQVRQSGCDNLVLAISERLNLEKAGVKVENVPAKVVWFKDKLSPKAVLEVIDS; via the coding sequence ATGTTACCAACAGAGTTACTGATACACCGTCAGAATGGGGAGGCGATCGCACCGAAGCGGTTAACGATAGATAATAATAATATTGCGATCGCACTAGATTTAATTGAGTGTTTCCAAGAAGCTGTTGGCAATACTCAAGGTAAACTAGATCAACAGCTATTAGATATAGAAGGGGAACGTCCTGATTTTCGGGTAATTAGAGGATTAGCACATTTACTAAAAGGTGATGCTTTTAGTAAGTTTGAAATTGTTAGTCCGCTAGAACCACAACAGTTAAGAGAGAAAGTATATAGTCTTGCTGCTAAATCTGTTCCGAGTCTGGAAGCATCGGAGAAAACACTTGTTACTTTAGCAAATACCCTAAGTCAAGAATTAGAAAGAGAAGTTTTACCTGTGCATATTCGCACTGGTTTATATGCAGATTTACCCGATAATCGGATTTTGACGCAATTTGAAGCACCAGTAGCGGAAGCGTTGTTGCATCGGTATAATTTATCGCAAGTGCAAGGGGTATTTTACCGCGCTAGTAATATAACTTTAAATGCTCACCGTAATGTCCCTGGTGAGTATAAGTTGTTGTTTCGATATCTAAAATTATTTCAATTAATGGCTTATATCGAAGGAGATGCGGATCATGGTTTTACTATTACGGTAGATGGTCCTACCAGTTTATTTAAGCCTAGTACAAGATATGGACTGGCGATCGCCAAATTACTTCCAGCACTTTTGCACGTTACCAAATGGAGTTTAGCTGCAACATTACAAAATCGTGATTTTTATACAGGTAAAGCTAAAACTGGCAAATTTAGCCTTAATTCTGATTGTGGTTTAGTCAGTCACTACCCACCAGATAAGCCTTATGACAGTATGATTGAGGCATCATTTGCTAACCGTTGGGAATCATTAAAAACAGATTGGGTATTAGAAAGGGAAGTTAATTTAATTCCAATTCCTGGTAGTGTAATGATTCCAGATTTTCGTTTAGTACATCCAGATGGACGAATATTTATCTTAGAAATTGTTGGTTATTGGCGACCTGAATATTTACAGAAAAAATTCTCACAAGTACGCCAATCTGGTTGTGATAATTTAGTTTTAGCTATTTCAGAACGGCTGAATTTAGAGAAAGCAGGGGTTAAGGTTGAGAATGTACCTGCAAAAGTTGTTTGGTTTAAAGATAAATTATCGCCTAAAGCAGTATTAGAAGTGATAGATTCTTAG
- a CDS encoding aspartate aminotransferase gives MTLDWITPAKRLSALPPYVFARLDELKAIAREQGLDLIDLGMGNPDGSAPQPVIESAIAALQNPNNHGYPPFEGTANFRRAITTWYNRRYNVKLDPDSEALPLLGSKEGLGHLALAYLNPGDVVLVPSPSYPVHFRGPIIAGATVHSMILKPEKDWVIDLSEIPDDVARQAKILFFNYPSNPTGATAPREFFEEIVDFARHYEILLVHDLCYAELAFDGYQPTSLLEIPGAKEIGVEFHTLSKTYNMAGWRVGFVVGNQHIIQGLRTLKTNLDYGIFAALQSAAETALQMPDEFVTQVQDRYRERRDFLIAGLEKLGWKIPKPKATMYLWVPCPPGMTSTDFALSVLQETGVVMTPGNAFGTGGEGYVRISLIAECDRLGEALQRLEAANIRYQPEALLSS, from the coding sequence ATGACTTTAGATTGGATTACCCCAGCCAAACGCCTCTCTGCCCTCCCGCCTTATGTATTTGCCCGCTTAGACGAACTCAAAGCCATAGCGCGTGAACAAGGACTAGATTTAATTGATTTAGGAATGGGGAATCCTGATGGATCAGCCCCTCAACCAGTAATTGAATCTGCGATCGCAGCTTTGCAGAACCCTAATAATCACGGTTATCCCCCTTTTGAAGGTACTGCCAACTTCAGGCGTGCAATTACCACTTGGTATAATCGTCGCTACAACGTAAAACTCGATCCAGATAGTGAAGCGTTACCTTTACTGGGTTCCAAGGAAGGTTTAGGTCATCTTGCCCTGGCATATCTTAACCCTGGCGATGTCGTCTTAGTACCCAGTCCTTCTTACCCTGTACATTTTCGCGGTCCTATCATTGCTGGCGCTACTGTCCACAGTATGATCTTGAAGCCAGAGAAAGATTGGGTAATTGATTTATCTGAAATTCCTGATGATGTAGCTAGACAAGCTAAAATTCTGTTTTTCAACTATCCTAGTAATCCTACAGGGGCAACTGCACCCCGCGAATTTTTTGAAGAAATAGTTGATTTTGCTCGTCATTATGAAATTCTGTTAGTTCACGATTTATGCTATGCAGAATTAGCTTTTGATGGTTATCAACCAACCAGCTTATTAGAAATTCCTGGTGCTAAGGAAATTGGAGTAGAATTTCATACCCTATCAAAAACCTATAATATGGCAGGTTGGCGAGTTGGTTTTGTTGTCGGAAATCAACATATTATTCAAGGGTTACGCACACTAAAAACTAACTTGGACTATGGCATTTTTGCTGCTTTACAATCAGCAGCAGAAACCGCTTTACAAATGCCAGATGAATTTGTTACCCAAGTGCAAGATCGTTACCGCGAACGTCGGGACTTTTTAATTGCAGGGTTAGAAAAGTTAGGATGGAAAATTCCTAAACCAAAAGCAACCATGTATTTATGGGTTCCTTGTCCTCCAGGGATGACTTCAACTGATTTTGCTTTATCAGTATTGCAAGAAACTGGAGTTGTTATGACTCCTGGTAATGCTTTTGGTACTGGTGGCGAAGGCTATGTAAGAATTAGTTTAATTGCAGAGTGCGATCGCTTAGGTGAAGCATTACAGCGTTTAGAAGCAGCTAACATTCGTTATCAACCTGAAGCACTTCTTTCTAGCTAA
- a CDS encoding glycine betaine ABC transporter substrate-binding protein: MLILPIILILAIASCTPQQNTSSKGDIVIGSKNFTEQVILGELLAQQIENTTQLKVKRRLNLGGTFICHKGLQSGQLDAYVEYTGTAFTAILNQKTITNPQQVYQQVKQEYAKKFNLAVTHPLGFNNTFAMIIRGSDAQRLQIKTLSEASKYTPQWQAGVGYEFLERADGFPGLAKTYNFKFAKPPQVMDLGLMYRALVNQKVDLVAGNSTDGQIQTLRLLVLKDDKNYFPPYQAVPVVRQETLQKYPQLQSAFNQLEGLISESDMRQMNYQVDGEFRKVEDVVREFLQSKSLSKTLT; encoded by the coding sequence TTGTTAATTTTACCAATAATTTTAATATTAGCGATCGCCAGTTGTACCCCTCAACAAAATACCAGCAGTAAGGGTGATATTGTTATCGGCTCAAAAAACTTTACTGAACAAGTTATCTTAGGAGAACTTTTAGCCCAACAAATTGAAAACACCACCCAATTAAAAGTCAAACGCCGCTTAAACTTAGGAGGCACTTTCATTTGTCATAAAGGGTTACAATCTGGTCAACTTGATGCTTATGTAGAATACACCGGAACTGCATTCACCGCCATCTTAAACCAAAAAACTATTACTAACCCCCAACAAGTTTATCAGCAAGTTAAACAAGAATACGCCAAAAAATTCAACTTAGCAGTAACTCACCCTCTAGGCTTTAATAACACCTTTGCGATGATTATTAGGGGTAGCGATGCTCAACGCTTACAGATAAAAACACTATCCGAAGCTAGTAAATATACCCCACAGTGGCAAGCAGGAGTTGGCTATGAATTTTTAGAACGTGCCGATGGTTTTCCAGGGTTAGCTAAAACTTATAATTTCAAATTTGCAAAACCGCCTCAAGTGATGGATTTAGGATTAATGTATCGGGCGTTAGTTAATCAAAAAGTTGATTTAGTTGCAGGTAACTCCACAGATGGACAAATTCAAACCTTAAGATTACTTGTCTTAAAAGATGATAAAAACTACTTTCCACCCTATCAAGCCGTACCAGTAGTACGGCAAGAAACATTACAAAAATACCCCCAATTGCAATCTGCTTTCAACCAGTTAGAAGGCTTAATTTCTGAATCAGATATGCGACAAATGAATTATCAAGTTGATGGAGAATTTCGTAAAGTTGAAGATGTAGTCAGAGAATTTTTACAATCTAAAAGCCTATCCAAAACACTCACCTAA
- a CDS encoding tetratricopeptide repeat protein — protein sequence MKSSDFSEHEQPKQRKRFWLSLLIAVPIAGMLISVPLGLRLWNANFGNQLNTAYRYNFERPSPGSVTQALEQEIAFYQKRLRYDPDGGLNRASLAKVYLKMARATGETSWYLLAEQTAQESLAKLSFDNETAIVVLARVATARHDFNEAIRLAKQAEGEDDALATLVTANLATGNIKEANIAADKLVVHSPSVASLTLQALVKVAQGKDQEAIQTFQKALAAEEPEETGSSISARTLLGRLYLKRGQIKLAEGLYKEALRILPQYSPALLNLAELEVRRGNYQAAEKIYSQFFITLQRAPTVYDHVVLRGMARVKDLQGNSSEAQKWRDKAEIRLRQELTSFGHKRELARLLIERGRSKDLVEALSLIQSELPNRRDVETYDTLAWAFSSLGRWGEAQQAMQQALKSGIRDAGMFYRAGTIEQNLGNQATATAFFKKAQETDPTFDEKARQALGLGVGLLGLN from the coding sequence ATGAAAAGCAGTGATTTTTCTGAACATGAACAGCCAAAACAAAGAAAACGTTTTTGGCTGTCACTTCTAATTGCTGTGCCGATCGCAGGTATGTTAATATCTGTTCCACTCGGTCTACGCTTGTGGAATGCAAACTTTGGAAATCAACTCAATACTGCTTACCGTTACAATTTTGAGCGACCATCACCAGGCAGTGTTACTCAAGCTTTAGAACAAGAAATAGCTTTTTATCAAAAACGTCTGCGCTACGATCCTGATGGCGGACTAAATCGAGCTTCACTTGCCAAAGTCTACTTAAAAATGGCTAGGGCGACTGGAGAGACAAGTTGGTATTTGCTAGCCGAACAGACTGCTCAAGAGTCACTGGCAAAATTGTCTTTTGATAATGAAACTGCAATTGTAGTACTGGCTAGAGTAGCAACAGCTAGACATGACTTTAACGAAGCAATTCGTTTAGCAAAACAAGCGGAGGGAGAGGATGATGCCTTAGCAACTCTTGTCACGGCTAATTTAGCTACAGGTAATATAAAAGAGGCAAATATTGCCGCCGATAAATTAGTGGTTCATAGTCCTTCGGTAGCTTCCTTGACGCTACAAGCATTAGTAAAAGTAGCTCAAGGGAAAGATCAAGAAGCCATCCAAACTTTTCAAAAAGCCTTAGCTGCTGAAGAACCTGAAGAAACTGGTAGCTCAATATCAGCACGTACCTTATTAGGTAGACTTTACTTAAAACGGGGTCAAATAAAACTAGCGGAAGGACTTTATAAAGAAGCTTTGCGTATTCTGCCACAATATTCCCCAGCACTTTTAAATCTGGCAGAATTAGAAGTGCGGCGGGGAAATTATCAAGCTGCTGAAAAAATTTACTCGCAATTTTTCATTACCTTACAACGCGCCCCGACTGTGTACGACCACGTTGTGCTGAGGGGTATGGCACGAGTAAAAGATTTACAAGGAAATTCATCAGAAGCGCAAAAGTGGCGAGATAAAGCTGAGATAAGGTTGCGCCAAGAGTTGACATCTTTTGGTCACAAACGTGAATTAGCACGTTTATTGATAGAGCGAGGGCGTTCTAAAGACTTAGTTGAAGCTCTTTCCTTAATACAATCAGAATTGCCAAACCGCCGTGATGTTGAGACGTATGATACTTTAGCTTGGGCATTTTCCAGCTTAGGTCGCTGGGGGGAAGCGCAACAGGCAATGCAGCAAGCCCTGAAATCGGGCATACGTGATGCGGGAATGTTCTACCGTGCAGGTACAATTGAACAAAATTTGGGAAATCAAGCTACTGCTACAGCTTTCTTTAAAAAAGCGCAGGAGACAGACCCAACTTTTGATGAAAAAGCTCGGCAAGCTTTGGGACTTGGTGTAGGACTTTTGGGTTTAAATTAA